The Acidobacteriota bacterium genome includes a region encoding these proteins:
- the pyrE gene encoding orotate phosphoribosyltransferase, with protein MQANAKRERLAQLLRELSLRRGRFRLASGRESDYYLDCRRTTLSAEGATLVGELVLAALDRRGWRPAAVGGLTLGADPVAVATAVVSQISGRPVAAFIVRKKPKDHGTGRRIEGCPPPGSRVVLVEDVVTTGGSALEAAGACREAGLEILGAVAIVDREEGGREAIEAAGIPLEALFTASELLAG; from the coding sequence ATGCAGGCGAATGCGAAGAGGGAACGTTTGGCGCAGCTCCTGCGCGAGCTCTCCCTCCGGCGGGGGCGGTTCCGCTTGGCCTCGGGCCGGGAGTCGGACTACTACCTGGACTGCCGCCGCACGACGCTCTCGGCGGAGGGGGCGACGCTGGTGGGGGAACTCGTCCTGGCCGCCCTGGATCGCCGGGGGTGGCGCCCGGCCGCCGTCGGGGGCCTGACCCTCGGCGCCGACCCGGTGGCGGTCGCCACGGCGGTCGTGTCGCAGATCTCCGGGAGGCCGGTCGCGGCCTTCATCGTCCGCAAGAAGCCGAAGGACCACGGGACGGGGCGCCGGATCGAGGGGTGCCCGCCCCCGGGCAGCCGGGTCGTTCTCGTCGAGGATGTCGTCACCACCGGCGGGAGCGCGCTCGAGGCGGCCGGCGCCTGCCGCGAGGCGGGCCTCGAGATCCTCGGGGCCGTGGCGATCGTCGACCGGGAGGAGGGTGGCCGGGAGGCGATCGAGGCAGCCGGGATCCCGCTCGAGGCGCTGTTCACCGCCTCCGAGCTGCTGGCGGGCTGA
- a CDS encoding carboxypeptidase regulatory-like domain-containing protein has translation MIGPTRGTAAVLTAAALLLQPVALLAAPAPEMARIHGNVLAPDLKSPAAGIEVRAIPAAAPGKALSARTDEAGRFLFPRLSPGAYVLLLASRSGEPLAAARVVASPGEDRTVHLGLPRLAPGESAVAPAEAAEGGEGGDAGEAPKKDRGFRHFIKTPVGATILFVVGAVVFAGVGDALTDEAQELVEQEPPVTPSSP, from the coding sequence ATGATCGGACCGACGCGCGGAACGGCCGCCGTGCTGACGGCGGCAGCTCTCCTCCTCCAGCCCGTGGCCCTGCTGGCCGCCCCCGCACCCGAGATGGCACGGATCCACGGCAACGTCCTCGCTCCCGACCTGAAGAGCCCGGCCGCGGGCATCGAGGTGCGGGCCATTCCGGCGGCGGCTCCCGGGAAAGCCCTCTCCGCCCGGACCGACGAGGCCGGCCGCTTCCTCTTCCCCCGCTTGTCGCCCGGGGCCTACGTGCTCCTGCTCGCCTCCCGGTCCGGCGAGCCGCTCGCCGCGGCTCGGGTCGTGGCGTCCCCCGGGGAGGACCGCACGGTCCACCTCGGCCTGCCCCGGCTCGCCCCGGGCGAGTCGGCCGTCGCGCCGGCCGAGGCCGCCGAAGGAGGCGAGGGCGGGGACGCCGGCGAAGCGCCGAAGAAGGACCGGGGGTTCCGCCACTTCATCAAGACGCCGGTCGGGGCGACGATCCTGTTCGTCGTCGGGGCGGTGGTGTTCGCCGGGGTCGGCGACGCCCTGACCGACGAGGCCCAGGAGCTGGTGGAGCAGGAGCCGCCGGTCACCCCCTCCTCCCCCTGA